actttttcatttttgacataAGAAAAgtgagaaccagaaaaaaaaaaaaagaacattttctaacATTTCTATCAAACGTTTACTAAACATGCCCTGTATGATATATGCCAGGAACGGTACCAAATATGGGTCCCAGGGATCCTCAGGTGGATAGGAAATGGGTCCTGCTCTCAAGAGTTTTCTCCTGGTCAGGAAAAACACATGCAAATCAAGCTGATGCTACAAGTGCAGCGAGTGTGCTCTCAGAGTGGGGGCAGGCACTCTGCACACAGAGGAGCAAGCAGTGGGTTCCGCCCTGGGGACAGGAGGCCCAGGAAGGCTGAAGAGAGGAGCCGCCGCTGGTGCCACACTCTGCAGGTCAGACCAGGTGGAGCGCAACCACTCGGACTGTCTCAAAAATGCCTTTCCTGTGTCGCCACTGAGTCACCAGGACTGTTATGGGAAGGGCAACACACTGGAGGGACAACAGAAGAGTAATGAATGATTCACTTATTTTCTGTAAAAGCCACAGCCCAAGATTCTTACTCTCTTTATTCCCTTGAGACACCACTTTGGCTTTGGCAACTACGGTGACACATTTATCCCATCACCTAGAACAGGACTTGCTCCATAATAAGAGCTCAAATATgtgctgaatgagtgaataagcACTGACAGTTCTCTAACTTTCAACACGTCTCCCAGGACTGTAAGTTAGCAGGGCCTGCCACCGTGTGCACTTTATCCCATACATAACTCCTTCTTTAGAGACAACAAAGTTAATTTTACAAATAgatgtgcattttaaaagtttctcaaTGACGTGTTTTGTCCTTGAGATTCCCTGAGTTCTTGACACTTTCGAATGCACACGGAAAGGAGGCTTTATGTAAGCCCAGGTTCAGTTCTTGCTCAAGTGCTGGAAAacttctttccttatctgtggaAATCCTTCTCATCCTTCATGCTCATCTATCTCAAGAAGGCCTCTgagctcctctcctctcctggtcCCTGTAATCATCACTGCCCACATCTCCTACTCTGTCACTACCTTGCTCTTGGTTTCAGGCCTTCATCATCTAGGATGTGTGAATCTTGAAAACAGAGGGTTCACCACATGCTTCTTTTGTGTCCCTTATATCAAGGCAAACacttaaacagaaataaaaaatatataattaaagactacttttggggtgcctgggtggctcagtcggttaagcgtccgacttcggctcaggtcatgatctcacggtttgtgagttcgagccccgcgtcaggctctgtgctgacagcctagagcctggagcctgctttggatcctgtgtctccctctctctgcccctcccccacttgtgctctgtctctaacaaaaataaatatacattaaaaaaaaattaaaaaaaaaaaagactacttttGATTACGCATGTAGTAACTGAGGCTATTCAAGAACTTATTCATGGCATATTTCCCTTAGaacccctctcccccccaaaaaaacaaaacaaacaaacaaaaaaaagaacccctctccccttcaccaACCGCCCCCCTGCAAACCAAATGGATGACAGAATTTGATTAGGCAAATAGTAAGTGAGATATAAAAACTATTGTATCACACAACGCAGTGTACCACTCTACGGTATTATtacttctattaatttttttttttacatttatttatttttgatagacagagagagacagagcacaagtgggggagaggcagagagagagggagacacaatctgaagcaggccccaggctccaagctgtcagcacagagcccgatgtgaggcttggattcacaaaccatgagatcatgacctgagctgaagtcggacgcttcaccgactgagccacccaggggcccctacttCTATTAAGATAATCGGTGTGCACTGTCGGGGCATCTGTGTGGTGAGGAGGATGGCGATGTGCCCGCTCAGCATCACACAGGTGCTGTAAAGCCAGTGACTAACGCAGAAAGATCTGAAATCTGGGTCAGAGCTCCATTATGTGATCCAAGCATCAACTATTCCAGCAGCATCAGTACTGTACTCTGAAGAGAAATACTCCAGTAACGCCTAACAGACTTTGGGGACTGAGGCTGCCACCATCTCACGCGCCAATACAGAGGGCACGGGGATGGCTGGAAGATTACACGACGTACACGGAACACCTGAGTGTACATGCACTGTGGATGGAGTCACGCACTACCATCAAAGAGGGAATAAACACAACTGCACGCAGAGGGAAAGACTAACAAGTAACCACCTCTGGTTGTCCACTTGTTTCTGGGGAGGACACCTGTACAACGGCATTCGTCCCTGACACACCTGAAGTCGGCTGTGGCTGCAAAGGATTCCATTTCTGTAATCgagaagacacagaggaaacCCTCCCCACTCCGAAAGTAGTTGTCTCTAATTGCAGCGTAATCCTCCTGCCCAGCTGTATCCAAGATATCGATCTGCACTTCCTCCCCATCCAGCACGACCTTCTTCCGATAGCTGTCCGCTTTGGTAGGCTCGTAGTCCTCCACAAACTACAGAAGATGAAATAGAGATTCACGTGAAGCTGCTgaaatagtacagagaggtccCATGTACTTTTCATTCAGGTTTCCCCGATAGTAAAAactcattaatttaaattttcattttaggtaATTTGGTGGCTTCGACATTTGTAAAAAGCCAGGGTTAAATGATTAAGTCTAGACTGTTTACAGCTTGAAAACGGtgctgttttcttccttaaaacaCCATACCTACAAAAGctattacacatatatttaaaaaaaaaattttttttaacgtttatttatttttgagacagagagagacagagcatgaacaggggaggggcagagagagagggagacacagaatctgaaacaggctccaggctctgagctgtcagcacagagcccgacgcggggctcgaactcatggaccatgagatcatgacctgagccgaagtcggacgcttaaccgaccaagccacccaggcaccctgattataaatatatttaatcaaatacataaaaattcttttcaatgtgacactaaatataaattttcatgCCAGAATTGTGGAAATAACTTGAAAGTAACTCAATATTTAGGTAAGCATTGAGAGTTGTGAAAtctcttttctaaaatgaacCAAATCAAAAAAGTGACTTATACTACTCAGTAGAGTGGCAAATCATGAACTTTTAGATCTCTCTCTAaacatctgatttttaaaataatagtacaaCTAAACAACTTTACATTCCCACATCTATCTTCAACTCTGTAAATCTCCCCTTGATATTTTTGATCACTGTATCATTGTTAGCATGTAAggatgtatacatacacacttttgtagggttttttttattagttCCTATAAGTATTTTCATTATCTGATATGTTCTTATATATTGGCTCAATGTCTATATCCCTCTACTAGAATTTAACCCTTGGGAGTAGGGACTTGACTATTCTACTCATCACTCCATCTCCCAGAGCTTAGAACATGCCTGAAACATGTAGACGCTcactaaataattattaaaaatacgaACACAGTGTATTTGTAACTATAAAGGCTATGGGACATTCTACCATATTTACAtgctaatttttatttgcatatttatgaaTATCAAATACAAATATTCAGATAGCACATCAGATACTATGGTGAATATTAGTATTTATCAATACTAAATGAAAAGTTAAGCATTCATCAAATGTAAGGTATGTGAGCAGtcttaccttttttaaaagtttatttatttatttattttgagagagagagagagagaaagagagagaacatgcacacagtgggtgaggggcagagagagagggtaagagagaatcccaagcaggcactactacactgtcagtgcagagccagatgaggggctcaaacccacaaacatgagatcatgacctgagacgaaatcaagagttggatgcttaaccgactgagccactcaggcaccctgtgAACAGTCTTACTTTTGACCTCCTCCATATTGTCAAGAAGGGGCCTGAAATTAGCGATTAGTTTGAAAGACTAGTTATTAAAATGAGTAGTAGGGAAAACAGATTGAACAGATAAATCAGCAATTTCATTTAAAGTACCATTTCAATCTCctctctttccaaattttttattatagtccCCAGCGAACAAGATAACTGATGGAAGCGTTTTGTGTGTGACAGAATGCTGATGAGCAGGAAATAGGAGACATCGGGTGGTAAGGATCTGCAGGATTTGTTGTCAAGAGACCAGGCTTAGAGCTTGGTCACTCATCGGAGATCACTCTTCTTGGGTTGGGTAATCTCCCTGGGGTTCtgttttctcatccgtaaaatggggatactaccATACCATGCAggattgttatgaagattaagtaAGAAAGAATAATCATAAAACCCTGCTTCTATTGGAAGAATTGAGGATAAATGTTTAAACTGGATTATCAACTCTTAAATCATTTAGGCTTGATAAGAGCCCTCTGGGGAAAGGCTATATTGCTGTCTTAACTCTAGGGAAATTAAGTCCAACATAAATACAGGAACACAAATCTGTAACCTTCTAGTGATTATATTTTAGGGCCATAGCCTTTACTTGTTTAATGATGAGTATATGCTAAGCCAAATACTACAATTGATTTCTCCatgattattaaaattattttattattggggcacctggctggctgagttggaggtgcatgtgactcttgatctctaggtcatgagttcaagcctcacgttgggtgtagagagtagtaaataaaacttaaaaaaaattattattattactattgttaaagTTATCACAGGACACCTATGTACATTAACTTTAAGTCTCAATTAGGTACTTTACCTACTAGTTCTATTAATTCAAGGTGGGAATCTCCATTAAAACACTTCAAATGAAAAAGCCAAAGTTAGCTTGCTTCAAAATAGGTACTGTTtccagttctgttttgtttttaaagtaaaggtTTTTAAGGATCTTGAATTATTGACTCGTTAAATCAACATGTGTACAAATAGCTCtgaatttaaaaacaggaaaaaatgattaGTAGCTTTCAAGGACTTAAGGAATACACCTAAAACAGCACCAAAACTAAGCACAGAAATACTCTCTGAAAGCCCAAACTTCGATATCCATTATAAAATCGGCACTTACCTCATCATACATGAACTGTAGAGTCAGAGCGGACTTGCCCACACCACCACTGCCCACCATGATGACTTTGTGTAAGGCCAAAGAATTCTGACCCTTGGGCTTATTTGCAGCCATCTTGTGTCAAAGAGTTTTCAGCAAAGGCTTAAGAAGAAtctagaagaataaaaaaaaaaaaaaaaaaaagtaatgctcAGTACAGTCTTCCTCAGAATTCCAAGTGTAGGAAAGAGATAAGGTGTCCTTGGGCTTCAAGATACTAGTTTTCATTCTGCGGTGATTTTCAACAAACGGCAAACGAAGCATGCTCAAGAATCACttatgatggggcgcctgggtggcgcagtcggttaagcgtccgacttcagccaggtcacgatctcgcggtctgtgagttcgagccccgcgtcaggctctgggctgatggctcggagcctggagcctgtttccgattctgtgtctccctctctctctgcccctcccccgttcatgctctgtctctctctgtcccaaaaataaaaaaaataaaaaaaataaaaaaaaagaatcacttatGAGAGAACACCATGACAATACAAGTATGTGACTCAAGGGCATTTCTCCTACAATAGCTAGTTTTCAGTAATGAGCTATGACCAAAGGTGAAAATTTTGCAGCACAACCACACGCTGACAATAACGAAGTATTAGATGTATTAGAACATCATCACACAGATTAGGAAAACAGGCTTACCAATCACTTGGTCTTCATATTAACCTTTATTGGCAATAATTAAAGAGATGTTTCTTCTAAGTCTAGGAAGAAACAACTgaccaaaaaacacacaaaaaccaaggTTGCTGATCGAAAGGCTTACTCACTGTCAGTTTATAAAAGAAACCTCATGCCAGTAACTTGGTAGCAGAATTAGACAGAATCCAATACTGTAGATCAGAGCTCCCAAGGGACATCGTGGAGGAGATGGCCGATCTGACTTAAATCCCTGGACCCAGTgcaccctcagtttcttcagaaAGTGCATTTGTTTACTGCCCTCACGTGCTTAGTGTGTGGAGACCGGATCCTCTAGAGGCTGGGGTGCTGCTGTACACTAACGGCACCCCGTCACTCTGGCTCCAAAGCAGGTCTCTTGGCCGGGAGGTCACGGCAAACACGGGGCTTGTGTGGAGCCCAAGTGAGGAGCCTTTCTGTTACTAGAGGCTCGAGGGGTTGCGGGTGGCTGCAGCACCCTTCCTTCTCAGCGTCTTTTGACTTGTTTTGGTCCCGGGACAGCTTTCCCAAATTGCAGCTCACAGGACCACACCTGATCCTGCCTGCCTCTCCGTCCTGTCCATCTCCCCACTCGGCTGCATCAGTCCCACGCCGGCCTCCTTCAGTTCTTCAGATGCTCTTCTGTGCCTCTTGGCCCTTGCCATGCAGTATCCTGTATTTGGCATATTCTTATGCAAGTTGGTTAAGACCTCTCTGTTTCTGGATCTCAGTCTTACCTGAAACTCGACCTAAATTACACTCTCCTCTGCCTTGTGCGCTCATATAGCATCTGATACTTTCCCTCACGACCATTATCACGAGCTGAAATTGCTTGAATGTGTTAGTTGCTTAATATGGGTCTTCTTCCCAAACATACCAGAAGCGGGTTGAATACAGGGGCCATAGTCTAGTTGGTTTACTTTATGCTTAATGTGACTAACATGGCTGGGTAAAGTCAGCCACTCAGTACGCATGTGCTGAACGAATAAACAAATGTTCTCAGTCTGACAACCTTGGGGAGTAATTTAGACTGTACTGGTATTAAGTAGCCATTGCTACTAGAGATTCAATCGCAAGTCTGGGCAAGGACAGTCTACTGTGGGTCTGTGCCTCACACACTGGCTATAAGCCAAGAGCTGGGCCCTTCTCAGGCTCTGCCCAGAAATCACGCCCATATGACTATTTGCCCAAACAGAAAagtcttaaagaaagaaagaaacaactcaTAATCTTACTACCCACTTAATATGAACATGTTATACTTTGAGACTGCTTTCAATCTACGTGGAGCGTAACTCTGACACTATCCGTGCAATTTCTGATCCCGTTcttatttctgtaacattttaGCAGAAGCAGTTTGCACTGTGAAGTGTATTGTAAAGACTCTACACTTGGAGGCTAGCAGTTTCATCAACTCAACAGACAAGAACTGAGTCCCCCCCTTTTTCCTGGGTACCAAGGACATGATCATTAGATTGTGAATGACTATCACTGCTCAGAAATAGTGAAAAATATCAGTGTATTTCGGATAACTGATAGCCTTATTCAAATAAC
The Panthera uncia isolate 11264 chromosome A2, Puncia_PCG_1.0, whole genome shotgun sequence genome window above contains:
- the RALA gene encoding ras-related protein Ral-A produces the protein MAANKPKGQNSLALHKVIMVGSGGVGKSALTLQFMYDEFVEDYEPTKADSYRKKVVLDGEEVQIDILDTAGQEDYAAIRDNYFRSGEGFLCVFSITEMESFAATADFREQILRVKEDENVPFLLVGNKSDLEDKRQVSVEEAKTRADQWNVNYVETSAKTRANVDKVFFDLMREIRARKMEDSKEKNGKKKRKSLAKRIRERCCIL